One Methylomonas sp. LL1 DNA window includes the following coding sequences:
- a CDS encoding MotA/TolQ/ExbB proton channel family protein translates to MSFNQNLTHFLDQSDGVGQALFMLLIVMSIGSWYFIVVKAWLGMTTRRRTREFLSQFWDAASLDEVAHGLEQHRDEEPFSHLTYHAINATRHHAIHGAQRLQEAGCAGDFLTRAIRRVIDEETAKLEWGLTILASVASTAPFVGLFGTVWGVYHALLGIGQNGQGTLEQIAGPVGEALIMTGLGLAVAIPAVLAYNDCVRSNRLLLAQLDAFAHDLFAFLTTGSAINPRGQNSSSGNEAQVLAGER, encoded by the coding sequence ATGTCATTCAATCAAAACCTTACGCACTTTTTAGATCAAAGCGATGGCGTCGGCCAAGCGCTGTTCATGCTGCTGATCGTGATGTCGATCGGCAGTTGGTATTTCATCGTGGTCAAAGCTTGGCTGGGCATGACCACCCGCCGCCGCACCCGAGAGTTTTTGAGCCAGTTCTGGGATGCCGCCTCGCTGGATGAAGTCGCGCACGGTTTGGAGCAGCATCGCGACGAAGAACCGTTTTCGCATCTGACCTATCACGCCATCAACGCCACCCGCCATCATGCCATCCACGGCGCGCAGCGTTTGCAGGAAGCCGGTTGCGCCGGTGACTTTCTGACCCGCGCGATCCGCCGGGTCATCGATGAAGAAACCGCAAAACTGGAATGGGGCTTGACCATCCTGGCCTCGGTTGCCAGTACCGCACCCTTCGTCGGCTTGTTCGGCACGGTCTGGGGGGTTTACCACGCCTTGCTCGGCATCGGCCAAAACGGCCAGGGTACGCTGGAACAAATCGCCGGTCCGGTCGGCGAAGCCTTGATCATGACCGGCCTGGGACTGGCGGTAGCGATTCCGGCGGTGCTGGCTTACAACGATTGCGTGCGTTCCAACCGCTTGTTGCTGGCGCAACTGGATGCCTTTGCCCATGACCTGTTTGCATTTTTGACCACCGGCTCGGCCATCAATCCGCGGGGTCAAAACAGCAGCTCGGGCAACGAAGCGCAGGTGTTGGCGGGAGAGCGCTAA
- a CDS encoding ExbD/TolR family protein codes for MAFGGFDQNKSGGHAVAEINMVPLIDVMLVLLVIFMIAAPMMTHAVKIDLPKASSQARQPAPIEPINLAIAGDGQLFWNQDPISREQLQQKLAQLGQDLDSVELYVHADKNVAYHFVAEALADAARAGVSRIGFVSEPDKS; via the coding sequence ATGGCATTCGGCGGCTTCGATCAAAACAAAAGCGGCGGCCATGCCGTCGCCGAAATCAACATGGTCCCATTGATCGACGTGATGTTGGTGCTGCTGGTGATCTTCATGATTGCCGCGCCGATGATGACGCACGCGGTGAAAATCGACTTGCCCAAGGCCAGCAGCCAGGCCCGGCAACCGGCGCCTATCGAGCCGATCAATCTGGCCATAGCCGGCGATGGGCAATTGTTCTGGAACCAAGATCCCATCAGCCGCGAACAGTTACAGCAAAAGCTGGCACAACTCGGCCAGGATCTCGATTCGGTGGAACTGTATGTCCACGCCGATAAAAACGTGGCCTACCACTTTGTCGCCGAAGCATTGGCCGATGCCGCGCGGGCCGGTGTCAGCCGTATCGGCTTTGTGTCGGAGCCGGATAAGAGCTGA
- a CDS encoding PQQ-dependent catabolism-associated beta-propeller protein codes for MNRIGRISIGGLLLLSNLAQAETLFITLEKDNALAVVDPLAGKLLKTVAVGQRPRGIAISPDAKKLYVATSDDDSIQVVDAESLKVIGKLPSGQDPETFALSPAGEALYVSNEDDSMVTAIDLNQGKAIKTVAVGVEPEGITVSPDGQWLVSATEATNMLHWIDRKTLTVVDNTLVDPRPRALGFSSDSRRLWVTSEMAGSVTVLDTESRQIIKNIKFEIAGVSQEAIQPVGVVIDQAGQKAYVALGPANRVAMINAQTFEVEMYFLVGQRVWNLAFSPDQSRLYTTNGVSNDISIIDLQKQQVTKSVAVGRYPWGVAVKP; via the coding sequence ATGAATCGAATTGGCCGAATCTCAATCGGCGGACTCTTGCTGCTAAGCAACTTGGCGCAAGCGGAAACCTTGTTTATCACGCTGGAAAAAGATAATGCGCTGGCCGTGGTCGATCCGCTGGCCGGAAAATTGTTGAAAACCGTAGCGGTCGGTCAACGTCCGCGCGGGATAGCGATCAGTCCCGACGCCAAAAAGCTGTATGTCGCCACCAGCGACGACGACAGCATTCAAGTGGTCGACGCGGAAAGTCTTAAAGTCATCGGCAAGCTGCCGTCCGGCCAAGATCCGGAAACCTTCGCGCTCAGTCCCGCCGGCGAGGCGTTGTATGTGTCGAACGAGGACGACAGCATGGTAACGGCTATCGATTTGAATCAGGGCAAAGCCATCAAGACAGTCGCGGTCGGCGTCGAACCGGAGGGAATTACCGTCAGCCCCGACGGCCAATGGCTGGTCAGCGCCACGGAAGCCACCAACATGCTGCACTGGATTGACCGTAAAACCTTAACGGTGGTCGATAACACCTTGGTCGATCCACGTCCGCGCGCGCTCGGTTTCAGCTCGGACAGCCGGCGGCTGTGGGTGACGTCCGAAATGGCCGGCAGCGTCACGGTACTGGATACGGAAAGCCGTCAAATTATCAAAAACATCAAATTCGAAATTGCCGGCGTCAGTCAGGAAGCGATCCAGCCGGTCGGCGTGGTGATCGACCAAGCCGGACAAAAGGCTTATGTCGCGTTGGGCCCCGCCAATCGGGTGGCGATGATCAATGCCCAAACATTCGAGGTGGAAATGTATTTTCTGGTCGGCCAACGGGTCTGGAATCTGGCCTTTTCACCCGATCAAAGCCGCTTATATACCACCAACGGCGTCAGTAACGACATTTCCATCATCGATCTGCAAAAACAGCAAGTCACCAAGTCGGTGGCGGTTGGGCGTTATCCGTGGGGCGTGGCGGTCAAGCCGTAG
- a CDS encoding PepSY-associated TM helix domain-containing protein, with translation MNTSIHAIQPAKRPPKTNGGYLFLPKSLARGTFLKWLRRTHAWFGLWGAALGLLFGFSGILLNHREVMKIPIGKMEQKQIQLALPEPRPADPKAMAAWLGASLGINTANAKIRSEPAKTVIWNNQPIQQPASWQINLRNPQRMLSAEYWEGNAFVSVKQGEGNLLSMLTNLHKGSGMGVGWILLADSLAGGLMFLSLTGILLWTRLHGKRLAAAGLGLSSLSLSVFLALQAIAG, from the coding sequence ATGAATACCTCCATCCATGCCATACAGCCAGCCAAGCGCCCGCCAAAAACCAACGGGGGCTATCTTTTTTTACCCAAGTCGCTTGCGCGCGGCACTTTTTTGAAGTGGTTGCGCCGCACCCACGCCTGGTTCGGATTGTGGGGCGCGGCGCTGGGTTTGCTATTTGGTTTTTCCGGCATTCTGCTGAATCATCGCGAGGTAATGAAAATCCCGATCGGCAAGATGGAGCAAAAACAAATCCAGCTGGCGCTGCCGGAGCCGCGTCCGGCCGATCCCAAAGCCATGGCCGCTTGGCTGGGCGCATCGCTGGGCATCAATACCGCTAATGCCAAAATCCGTAGCGAACCGGCTAAAACCGTGATCTGGAACAATCAGCCGATCCAGCAACCGGCGTCCTGGCAAATCAACCTGCGCAATCCGCAACGGATGCTGTCCGCCGAATATTGGGAAGGCAATGCCTTCGTCAGTGTCAAGCAAGGCGAGGGTAACCTGTTGTCGATGTTGACCAATCTGCATAAAGGCAGCGGCATGGGTGTCGGTTGGATTTTGCTGGCGGATAGCTTGGCCGGCGGCTTGATGTTTTTGAGTCTGACCGGCATCCTGCTATGGACCCGTCTGCACGGTAAGCGCTTGGCGGCGGCCGGGTTAGGCTTGAGTTCCTTGAGTCTGAGCGTGTTCCTTGCCTTACAAGCCATCGCGGGGTGA
- a CDS encoding Fe2+-dependent dioxygenase, whose amino-acid sequence MLIEIPQVLSAEALQQCQQLLADAPWTDGRITAGSQSAQVKNNLQLPENTPQSRQLRAIVMEALNRNALFLSAALPKRIFPPLFNRYEGEHNTFGNHIDNAIRYCSETGQRLRTDLSATIFLADPDSYDGGELVIEDTYGQHAVKLAAGDMVLYPGSSLHRVEAVTRGARMASFFWMESMVRETERRRLLFEMDMAILELRTTQGDSPASVNLTGCYHNLLRMWADA is encoded by the coding sequence ATGCTGATAGAAATCCCTCAAGTACTCTCCGCGGAGGCGCTACAACAATGCCAACAACTGCTGGCCGACGCGCCGTGGACCGATGGCCGCATCACCGCCGGCAGCCAGTCGGCCCAGGTCAAAAACAATCTGCAGTTGCCGGAAAATACCCCGCAAAGCCGGCAACTTCGGGCCATCGTTATGGAGGCCTTGAACCGGAACGCGCTGTTTCTGTCGGCGGCCTTGCCGAAGCGGATTTTTCCGCCGTTGTTCAACCGCTACGAAGGCGAGCACAATACCTTCGGCAACCACATCGATAATGCCATCCGTTATTGTTCGGAGACCGGCCAACGGCTGCGTACCGATTTGTCGGCGACGATTTTTCTGGCCGATCCAGACAGTTACGACGGCGGCGAATTGGTGATCGAAGACACCTATGGCCAACACGCGGTCAAACTGGCGGCCGGCGACATGGTGCTCTATCCCGGTTCCAGTTTGCATCGGGTGGAAGCCGTCACTCGCGGGGCCAGGATGGCATCGTTTTTCTGGATGGAAAGCATGGTGCGCGAAACCGAACGCCGCCGGCTGCTGTTCGAAATGGACATGGCTATCCTGGAACTACGCACCACCCAAGGCGACAGCCCGGCCAGCGTCAATCTGACCGGCTGTTACCACAATCTGTTGCGGATGTGGGCGGATGCGTGA
- a CDS encoding DUF6686 family protein, whose amino-acid sequence MTKKPCTHEYLAGSETGKVLMCRDCGVVHLHLQNVSMRFDVEQFTAFAIMMAEASKRMEDETNNQARGQPTLTLVH is encoded by the coding sequence ATGACTAAAAAGCCCTGTACCCATGAATATTTAGCCGGCAGCGAAACCGGCAAGGTGTTGATGTGCCGTGACTGCGGCGTAGTGCATCTACATCTGCAAAATGTATCGATGCGTTTCGATGTCGAACAGTTCACCGCCTTCGCAATCATGATGGCCGAAGCCTCGAAAAGAATGGAGGATGAGACCAATAATCAGGCGCGCGGACAACCAACGTTGACCTTGGTGCACTAA
- a CDS encoding TonB-dependent receptor → MYSNLASQTKSNKAKWRLGAILPLGAALSGAAFAVEPVTGVTDDQEVVMDDVKVKAAREKQANRFKADSSSTGSKTEMALRDIPQSVSVVKEELIESQNAFNLRDALRNVSGLTIAAGEGGRTGDSITLRGFAANSDQYLDGVKDNGQYNRDTFFIEKAEVLKGASSILFGRGATGGVINQVAKKPTGKTGVNGSFTYGMYDFKRTAIDAETAYQDLAARLNVMYQDTDSYRDYNSSSRWGIAPSFALKLTPDTDLSLNLLHQQEEGVFDYGVPMWRGTPADVPINTFYGFTDNRMMDSDVNVATVALTHRFNQDFSVKNSIRYGDYERKYLTHLFSGAAAYTGANAGTIARSQALRLSTQENVYNQTDFVFKKPLFGFNNTLMFGSEFGWEEYDFKSKNSTGVTRVSVFDPIITGSVGRGLASDFSGTLATDRLTHAQTYAGYVLDQFEINPEWKLLGGTRYDVFDAQQEDRLGVANFESSVDQWSPRGGIVWQPSKSQSYYFSYGKSFNPSAESLSLAANNAELPPEQNHNYEIGAKLDFFDGRLSATGALFRLEKTNARTTSPLDPNLQELSGEQRTDGFELGLAGEILPKWDVSLTYAYLDAKITKSTTSATGSVSGLLKSYEGMTAVNVPEHSGVAWTTYRLTDNWEIGGGVFYASDRYADSVNEAVLPGYARLDAMLAYHQKHFDVQMNVFNLADTVYYESGQTNSALPGTPLSGQLTVSFKY, encoded by the coding sequence ATGTATAGCAACCTTGCAAGCCAAACCAAGTCCAACAAAGCCAAATGGCGATTGGGGGCCATATTGCCGCTGGGAGCCGCATTGAGCGGCGCGGCATTCGCCGTCGAACCCGTCACCGGCGTGACCGATGACCAGGAAGTCGTCATGGATGATGTCAAGGTCAAGGCAGCCCGCGAGAAACAAGCCAATCGATTCAAGGCCGATAGTTCCAGCACCGGTAGCAAGACCGAAATGGCGCTACGCGACATCCCGCAATCGGTCAGCGTGGTCAAGGAAGAGTTGATCGAATCGCAAAATGCCTTCAACCTGCGCGATGCGTTACGCAACGTCAGCGGCTTGACCATCGCCGCCGGCGAAGGCGGACGTACCGGCGATTCCATCACCTTGCGCGGTTTCGCCGCCAATTCGGACCAATACCTGGATGGGGTCAAGGACAACGGCCAATACAATCGCGATACCTTTTTCATCGAAAAAGCCGAAGTGCTGAAAGGCGCATCGTCGATTTTGTTCGGACGCGGCGCCACCGGCGGCGTAATCAATCAGGTTGCCAAGAAACCGACCGGCAAGACCGGCGTCAACGGCAGTTTTACCTACGGGATGTACGACTTCAAACGCACTGCGATCGATGCCGAAACCGCCTATCAGGATCTGGCGGCGCGCCTGAATGTAATGTATCAGGACACCGATTCGTACCGCGATTACAATTCTTCCAGTCGCTGGGGCATCGCGCCGTCATTCGCGCTGAAATTGACGCCGGACACCGATTTATCGCTGAACTTGTTGCACCAACAGGAAGAAGGCGTGTTCGATTACGGCGTGCCGATGTGGCGAGGCACGCCGGCCGATGTGCCTATCAATACCTTCTACGGTTTTACCGACAACCGGATGATGGATAGCGACGTCAATGTCGCCACCGTGGCGCTGACGCACCGTTTCAACCAAGATTTTTCGGTGAAAAACTCTATCCGTTACGGCGATTACGAGCGTAAATATCTGACCCATCTGTTCTCCGGCGCGGCGGCCTATACCGGTGCCAATGCCGGCACGATAGCCCGCTCGCAAGCCTTGCGGCTGAGTACTCAAGAAAACGTCTACAACCAGACCGACTTCGTATTCAAGAAGCCGCTGTTCGGTTTTAACAATACCTTGATGTTCGGCAGCGAATTCGGTTGGGAAGAGTACGATTTCAAATCGAAGAATTCGACCGGCGTCACCCGCGTCTCGGTTTTCGATCCGATTATTACCGGCAGTGTCGGTAGAGGCTTGGCCAGCGATTTCAGCGGCACGCTGGCTACCGACCGCTTGACTCACGCCCAAACCTATGCCGGCTATGTATTGGATCAGTTCGAAATCAACCCGGAATGGAAACTGCTGGGCGGTACTCGCTATGACGTGTTCGACGCCCAGCAGGAAGACCGGTTGGGCGTCGCCAACTTCGAAAGCAGCGTCGACCAATGGAGCCCGCGCGGCGGTATCGTCTGGCAGCCGAGCAAGTCGCAATCGTACTATTTCAGTTACGGCAAATCCTTCAACCCGTCGGCCGAAAGTCTGAGTTTGGCGGCCAATAACGCCGAACTGCCGCCGGAGCAAAACCACAATTACGAAATCGGCGCCAAACTGGACTTTTTCGACGGCCGACTGTCGGCGACCGGCGCGCTGTTCAGGCTGGAAAAAACCAATGCCCGCACCACCTCGCCGCTTGATCCCAATCTGCAGGAATTGAGCGGCGAACAGCGCACCGACGGTTTCGAGCTGGGTTTGGCCGGCGAAATCCTGCCGAAGTGGGATGTGTCGCTGACCTATGCCTACCTGGATGCCAAAATCACCAAGTCGACCACCAGCGCGACCGGTTCGGTCAGCGGCTTGCTCAAGTCCTATGAAGGCATGACCGCCGTCAATGTGCCCGAGCACAGCGGCGTGGCCTGGACCACTTACCGCTTGACCGATAATTGGGAAATCGGCGGCGGAGTGTTCTATGCCTCCGATCGTTATGCCGACAGCGTCAACGAGGCGGTATTGCCGGGTTACGCACGGCTGGACGCGATGCTGGCCTATCATCAAAAACATTTCGATGTGCAGATGAACGTGTTCAACCTGGCCGACACCGTCTACTACGAATCCGGCCAAACCAACTCGGCCTTGCCGGGAACGCCGTTGTCCGGGCAGTTAACGGTGAGTTTTAAATATTAA